A single genomic interval of Helianthus annuus cultivar XRQ/B chromosome 13, HanXRQr2.0-SUNRISE, whole genome shotgun sequence harbors:
- the LOC110900751 gene encoding replication protein A 70 kDa DNA-binding subunit E-like — MANNKITMFRSLDAHLTNYTIKAKIISLWHKKMNGDEKQIYRVDMVLMDEEGSFMQCSCLNKLFKRFLKHLVVDDCLLIYKPSLAKDTTKIKVTGKDQKLSLYPFSSVMKIENWSGPRYYFRFTDFKSVLTKKVPANTPIDFLGYVVVSYPIEDVDKKDGTKAKRMNLTLKDLHDTKISLTLWENYAIEMSDYMNGKDREDHVVLLVHFGTKKLALPICLKQVVYS, encoded by the exons ATGGCGAACAATAAGATTACTATGTTCCGGTCACTCGATGCTCACCTAACTAACTACACCATCAAGGCCAAGATCATATCATTGTGGCATAAAAAAATGAATGGTGATGAAAAGCAAATATATCGAGTTGATATGGTCTTGATGGATGAGGAG GGTTCATTTATGCAATGTAGTTGTTTGAACAAGCTTTTCAAACGGTTCCTCAAGCATTTGGTTGTTGATGACTGTTTATTGATTTACAAACCATCTCTTGCGAAAGATACTACAAAGATAAAGGTTACGGGAAAAGATCAGAAGCTATCTTTGTATCCATTCAGTTCTGTTATGAAAATAGAGAATTGGTCTGGGCCTCGCTACTATTTTCGTTTCACTGATTTTAAATCTGTGTTGACCAAAAAAGTTCCAGCTAATACTCCTATAG ATTTTCTTGGATATGTGGTTGTGTCTTATCCTATTGAGGATGTGGATAAAAAGGATGGCACTAAAGCCAAACGAATGAACCTAACTCTCAAAGATCTCCA TGATACGAAGATTAGTCTTACATTATGGGAAAACTATGCAATCGAGATGTCCGATTACATGAATGGTAAGGACCGCGAAGATCATGTGGTTCTTCTTGTGCATTTTGGCACG aaaaagttgGCCTTACCAATATGTTTGAAGCAAGTCGTCTATTCATGA